A stretch of the Orcinus orca chromosome 1, mOrcOrc1.1, whole genome shotgun sequence genome encodes the following:
- the PLOD1 gene encoding procollagen-lysine,2-oxoglutarate 5-dioxygenase 1 isoform X1 has translation MRLQLLLAPLGWLLLVETKGDAKPEDNLLVLTVATKETEGFRRFKRSAQFFNYKIQALGLGEDWHGEKEMSAGGGLKVRLLKKALEKHADKENLVILFTDSYDVVFASGPRELLKKFRQARSQVVFSAEELIYPDRRLEAKYPVVSDGKRFLGSGGFIGYAPNLSKLVAEWEGQDSDSDQLFYTKIFLDPEKREGINITLDHRCRIFQNLDGALDEVVLKFEMGQVRARNLAYDTLPVLIHGNGPTKLQLNYLGNYIPRFWTFETGCAVCDEGLRSLKGIGDEALPMVLVGVFIEQPTPFLSLFFQRLLRLHYPRKRLRLFIHSHEQQHKTQVEQFLAEHGSEYLSVKLLGPEVRVANADARNMGVDLCRQDRGCTYYFSIDADVALTEPKTLQLLIEQNKNVIAPLMTRHGRLWSNFWGALSADGYYARSEDYVDIVQGRRVGVWNVPYISNIYLIKGSALRAELQEMDLFHHSKLDPDMAFCANIRQQDVFLFLTNRHAFGHLLSLDSYQTTHLHNDLWEVFSNPEDWKEKYIHENYTKALAGKMVEMPCPDVYWFPIFTETACDELVGEMEHYGQWSLGDNKDNRIQGGYENVPTIDIHMNQINFEREWHKFLVEYIAPMTEKLYPGYYTRAQFDLAFVVRYKPDEQPSLMPHHDASTFTINIALNRAGVDYEGGGCRFLRYNCSVRAPRKGWTLMHPGRLTHYHEGLPTTKGTRYIAVSFVDP, from the exons ACAACCTTTTGGTCCTCACGGTGGCCACAAAGGAGACCGAGGGGTTCCGACGCTTCAAGCGCTCAGCTCAGTTCTTCAACTACAAGATCCAG gcgctggggctgggggaggactgGCATGGGGAGAAGGAGATGTCGGCAGGTGGAGGGCTGAAGGTTCGACTACTGAAGAAAGCCCTGGAGAAGCACGCAGACAAGGAGAACCTGGTCATTCTCTTCACAGACAG CTACGATGTGGTGTTTGCCTCGGGGCCCCGAGAGCTCCTGAAGAAGTTCCGGCAGGCCAGGAGCCAGGTGGTCTTCTCTGCCGAGGAGCTCATCTACCCGGACCGCAGGCTGGAGGCCAAGTACCCGGTGGTATCTGACGGCAAGAGGTTCCTGGGCTCTGGAG GCTTCATCGGTTATGCCCCCAACCTCAGCAAACTGGTGGCCGAGTGGGAGGGTCAGGACAGTGACAGTGACCAGCTCTTTTACACCAAGATCTTCTTGGACCCGGAGAAGAGG GAGGGGATCAATATCACCCTGGACCACCGTTGCCGTATCTTCCAGAATCTGGATGGAGCCTTGG ATGAGGTGGTGCTCAAGTTTGAAATGGGCCAAGTGAGAGCAAGGAACCTGGCTTACGACACCCTCCCAGTCCTGATTCATGGCAATGGGCCTACCAAG CTGCAGCTGAACTACCTGGGCAACTACATCCCACGCTTCTGGACCTTTGAGACGGGATGTGCTGTGTGTGATGAGGGCCTGCGCAGCCTCAAGGGCATCGGG GATGAAGCTCTGCCCATGGTCCTGGTTGGCGTGTTCATCGAACAGCCCACGCCGTTCCTGTCCCTGTTCTTCCAGCGTCTCCTGCGCCTCCACTACCCCCGGAAACGGCTGCGGCTTTTCATTCACAGCCAT gagCAGCAACATAAGACTCAGGTGGAGCAGTTCCTGGCAGAGCACGGCAGCGAGTACCTGTCTGTGAAACTGCTGGGCCCCGAGGTGCGGGTGGCGAACGCGGACGCCAGGAACATGGGCGT GGACTTGTGCCGGCAGGACCGTGGCTGCACCTACTACTTCAGCATAGATGCCGATGTGGCCCTGACCGAGCCCAAAACCCTGCAGCTGCTAATCGAACAGAACAA GAATGTCATCGCCCCGTTGATGACCCGCCACGGGAGGCTGTGGTCGAACTTCTGGGGGGCACTGAGTGCAGATGGCTACTACGCCCGCTCCGAGGACTACGTGGACATTGTGCAGGGGCGGCGTGT cGGCGTCTGGAACGTGCCCTACATCTCAAACATCTACCTGATCAAGGGCAGTGCCCTGCGGGCTGAGCTGCAGGAGATGGACCTATTCCACCACAGCAAGCTGGACCCGGACATGGCCTTCTGTGCCAATATCCGGCAGCAG GATGTGTTCCTGTTCCTGACCAACCGGCACGCCTTCGGCCACCTGCTGTCCCTGGACAGCTACCAAACCACCCACCTCCATAACGACCTCTGGGAGGTGTTCAGCAACCCCGAG GACTGGAAGGAGAAGTACATCCACGAGAACTACACCAAGGCCCTGGCAGGGAAGATGGTGGAGATG CCTTGCCCAGACGTCTACTGGTTCCCCATCTTCACGGAGACGGCCTGTGATGAGCTGGTGGGAGAAATGGAGCACTATGGCCAGTGGTCTCTGGGAGATAACAAG GACAACCGCATCCAGGGTGGCTACGAAAACGTGCCGACCATAGACATCCACATGAACCAGATCAACTTTGAGCGGGAGTGGCACAAGTTCCTGGTGGAGTACATCGCCCCCATGACGGAGAAACTCTACCCGGGCTACTACACCAGG GCCCAGTTCGACCTGGCCTTTGTTGTCCGCTACAAGCCTGACGAGCAGCCCTCCCTGATGCCACACCATGACGCCTCCACCTTCACCATTAACATTGCCCTGAACCGGGCTGGGGTGGATTACGAG GGCGGAGGCTGTCGGTTCCTGCGCTACAACTGCTCCGTCCGAGCCCCGCGGAAGGGCTGGACTCTCATGCACCCCGGGCGACTCACGCACTACCACGAGGGGCTCCCCACCACCAAAGGCACCCGCTACATCGCAGTCTCCTTCGTCGATCCCTAA
- the PLOD1 gene encoding procollagen-lysine,2-oxoglutarate 5-dioxygenase 1 isoform X2, which translates to MSAGGGLKVRLLKKALEKHADKENLVILFTDSYDVVFASGPRELLKKFRQARSQVVFSAEELIYPDRRLEAKYPVVSDGKRFLGSGGFIGYAPNLSKLVAEWEGQDSDSDQLFYTKIFLDPEKREGINITLDHRCRIFQNLDGALDEVVLKFEMGQVRARNLAYDTLPVLIHGNGPTKLQLNYLGNYIPRFWTFETGCAVCDEGLRSLKGIGDEALPMVLVGVFIEQPTPFLSLFFQRLLRLHYPRKRLRLFIHSHEQQHKTQVEQFLAEHGSEYLSVKLLGPEVRVANADARNMGVDLCRQDRGCTYYFSIDADVALTEPKTLQLLIEQNKNVIAPLMTRHGRLWSNFWGALSADGYYARSEDYVDIVQGRRVGVWNVPYISNIYLIKGSALRAELQEMDLFHHSKLDPDMAFCANIRQQDVFLFLTNRHAFGHLLSLDSYQTTHLHNDLWEVFSNPEDWKEKYIHENYTKALAGKMVEMPCPDVYWFPIFTETACDELVGEMEHYGQWSLGDNKDNRIQGGYENVPTIDIHMNQINFEREWHKFLVEYIAPMTEKLYPGYYTRAQFDLAFVVRYKPDEQPSLMPHHDASTFTINIALNRAGVDYEGGGCRFLRYNCSVRAPRKGWTLMHPGRLTHYHEGLPTTKGTRYIAVSFVDP; encoded by the exons ATGTCGGCAGGTGGAGGGCTGAAGGTTCGACTACTGAAGAAAGCCCTGGAGAAGCACGCAGACAAGGAGAACCTGGTCATTCTCTTCACAGACAG CTACGATGTGGTGTTTGCCTCGGGGCCCCGAGAGCTCCTGAAGAAGTTCCGGCAGGCCAGGAGCCAGGTGGTCTTCTCTGCCGAGGAGCTCATCTACCCGGACCGCAGGCTGGAGGCCAAGTACCCGGTGGTATCTGACGGCAAGAGGTTCCTGGGCTCTGGAG GCTTCATCGGTTATGCCCCCAACCTCAGCAAACTGGTGGCCGAGTGGGAGGGTCAGGACAGTGACAGTGACCAGCTCTTTTACACCAAGATCTTCTTGGACCCGGAGAAGAGG GAGGGGATCAATATCACCCTGGACCACCGTTGCCGTATCTTCCAGAATCTGGATGGAGCCTTGG ATGAGGTGGTGCTCAAGTTTGAAATGGGCCAAGTGAGAGCAAGGAACCTGGCTTACGACACCCTCCCAGTCCTGATTCATGGCAATGGGCCTACCAAG CTGCAGCTGAACTACCTGGGCAACTACATCCCACGCTTCTGGACCTTTGAGACGGGATGTGCTGTGTGTGATGAGGGCCTGCGCAGCCTCAAGGGCATCGGG GATGAAGCTCTGCCCATGGTCCTGGTTGGCGTGTTCATCGAACAGCCCACGCCGTTCCTGTCCCTGTTCTTCCAGCGTCTCCTGCGCCTCCACTACCCCCGGAAACGGCTGCGGCTTTTCATTCACAGCCAT gagCAGCAACATAAGACTCAGGTGGAGCAGTTCCTGGCAGAGCACGGCAGCGAGTACCTGTCTGTGAAACTGCTGGGCCCCGAGGTGCGGGTGGCGAACGCGGACGCCAGGAACATGGGCGT GGACTTGTGCCGGCAGGACCGTGGCTGCACCTACTACTTCAGCATAGATGCCGATGTGGCCCTGACCGAGCCCAAAACCCTGCAGCTGCTAATCGAACAGAACAA GAATGTCATCGCCCCGTTGATGACCCGCCACGGGAGGCTGTGGTCGAACTTCTGGGGGGCACTGAGTGCAGATGGCTACTACGCCCGCTCCGAGGACTACGTGGACATTGTGCAGGGGCGGCGTGT cGGCGTCTGGAACGTGCCCTACATCTCAAACATCTACCTGATCAAGGGCAGTGCCCTGCGGGCTGAGCTGCAGGAGATGGACCTATTCCACCACAGCAAGCTGGACCCGGACATGGCCTTCTGTGCCAATATCCGGCAGCAG GATGTGTTCCTGTTCCTGACCAACCGGCACGCCTTCGGCCACCTGCTGTCCCTGGACAGCTACCAAACCACCCACCTCCATAACGACCTCTGGGAGGTGTTCAGCAACCCCGAG GACTGGAAGGAGAAGTACATCCACGAGAACTACACCAAGGCCCTGGCAGGGAAGATGGTGGAGATG CCTTGCCCAGACGTCTACTGGTTCCCCATCTTCACGGAGACGGCCTGTGATGAGCTGGTGGGAGAAATGGAGCACTATGGCCAGTGGTCTCTGGGAGATAACAAG GACAACCGCATCCAGGGTGGCTACGAAAACGTGCCGACCATAGACATCCACATGAACCAGATCAACTTTGAGCGGGAGTGGCACAAGTTCCTGGTGGAGTACATCGCCCCCATGACGGAGAAACTCTACCCGGGCTACTACACCAGG GCCCAGTTCGACCTGGCCTTTGTTGTCCGCTACAAGCCTGACGAGCAGCCCTCCCTGATGCCACACCATGACGCCTCCACCTTCACCATTAACATTGCCCTGAACCGGGCTGGGGTGGATTACGAG GGCGGAGGCTGTCGGTTCCTGCGCTACAACTGCTCCGTCCGAGCCCCGCGGAAGGGCTGGACTCTCATGCACCCCGGGCGACTCACGCACTACCACGAGGGGCTCCCCACCACCAAAGGCACCCGCTACATCGCAGTCTCCTTCGTCGATCCCTAA